The Gossypium arboreum isolate Shixiya-1 chromosome 6, ASM2569848v2, whole genome shotgun sequence DNA window GTTTTTGTGGGACGGGTTAACTGGTTATATAATGTGGCTTTTTTCTTATGCTGGCTTTTTGTAGTTTTTTTTGACTAGGTTGTTTAAATTGATATGCTGTTGGCATGATTATCTTTGATCTTTTTTTAGCTTTGAATTTATGTTTGTTTAACATGTAAAATGCTTATTTGTTCTGAAAGTTATTTTACCTAGTTAGTTGGGTTGGCTTATTGATATTGTATATACTAATAATCTCAGGTTGCTGCAAGGGCTTTTCATGAGTATCAGTTTCTTCCAGAGCATTCAAGTCTTAGATCTGATGCATATGGACTTGTTACTCAGTCTCATTTTCATGAATCCCCAGTCAGTGGTGTGAGGGGTAGAGCTTCACCGTTTGTGCATGGAGAGGAACCATTGTCCAGGATTCATGGCATTCAAGGTCATGGATCTCGAGCTCGCGTGTTACCTCAGCAAGGAATAATTCCTTCATCATCTCATGTGGCTGATGATTCTCTTGCAGAAAGGAATTCATTTACAAATGGGAGAAATGCTCCGTCTATTTGCCATCCGGTGTTGGGGTCTGAAGATTCATATATGCTGTCTGCTGAGCAATCCTTGAATAATGATGCTGATCCACGGATCGATAGGAAACGCAAGGTGTCTAGCTTGGTataatatgttatatatattaccTATTTCCTTCCTTGATTCTAATTCTGTATATCATTTATTTcgtttatcatttttttttcttgtagAGTGATGAAACTAGAATTGCAAAGGAAGTTGAGGCACATGAGAACAGGATTCGTAAAGAGCTTGAGAAACTAGACCATAAAAGGCGAAAGGTTTTctgttttttaaattattattgaccACGAACATTGCTTCCAAGGGAATCCTCTATATTCACTCATATCATTAAAATTGTTTTTCTCAGAGTGAAGAGAGGATGAGGAAAGAAATGGAAAGGCTTGAACGTGAAAGAAGGAAGGAAGAAGAGAGGTTGATGCGTGAGAAGCAGCGGGAAGAAGAGAGAACACAACGAGAGCAGAAACGTGAAATGGAAAGAAGACAAAAGTTTTTGCAGAAAGAATACTTGAGAGTAAGAATATTTTGCAAATGATGTCCTGACCTTAATCATAAGTGATGAatattttctttctcctttctagTCATGATGAatattttctttctcctttctagTCATGACTTTTAATTTTGGGGTTTACCTTTAGGCTGAGAAAAAGAGACAAAAGGAAGAGCTGCGAAGAGAGAGAGAGGAGGAGAGACGTAGAGTTGCCAGGGAAAAGGCAACTGCACGGAAAATTGCTAAAGAGTCTATGGATCTTCTTGAAGATGAACAGCTAGAACTCATGGAGTTGGCTGCTGCTAGGAAGGGAATATACTCAATTATTCATCTAGAACATGATACCTTGCAAAATCTTGAGTCATTTAGAGGTAAATATCACTTGAAGTCTTGAATTGCATTTGTCTACTTGCTTTTATTTAATTTGGCTTTGATTGGTGAGCTTTTTGGATCTCCACagttgaaaataatatattttcagATTTTCCTGAGATTTATTTTTCCCCATTCTATGGTAAATCTCACTTGAATTGCATTTGTTGTACTTTGATTGGTAAGCATTTTGGATAGCAGAAAAGTCTTTCAGATTCTATTGATCTTTTTCATTTGAATGAAAATAGTTGATGCCACTAATATAATGAATGTTTCTAAGTGGTTTGTTGGAGTAATTTTATGTTCCCTGTAAagaacaattaaaataatttactgTTTAGGAGGGATATGATACTAGGTGTACTTAGGGTTGAGTAGTTGATCGAGTTGAGTCAAGTTGGGTGAAAAAAATTCAAGTTAGTTGAGTTTACTAGTCTTATTTTTTCAACTAAACCTgatttgaaattttattgaatcgagtcaaaagaaaagaaattttgaGTCAAGTCGAATAAATCATtcgagttaaaataaatattcaatcaTATTTAGTATGATGAAGGAAGTCCTATAGTATTTTACTTGAATTAAAGTCCACTTTAAAAATTAGAAATCATCATGAGACACAATTTTAAATGGAAAATTGTTTAATGAAAAGGTTAATACCTTGAGACTTGAAATCTCACTCTTAGCTATCAACAAgtgattctaaaaaaaaaaaaaaacaatgagaGAAAGTTAGGGAATTTCACCAAAAAATAATAGAACATGTGTTTAGACTAATAGATCGAAAAGCCATACTAGTTAGATGACTAATCTGAACATTCAATACCAACATCAACGAGTCTTCTAGTTTTTGTAAAAAAATCAGCTTGATTGGACCACGGGTGATCTTTCGAATGTTGACTTGATCAAAACTTTGCACAATAGGTAGGGttgaattatatttaattatttgaattattcgagttatttgaaCAACTCGAGTTGTACATTTTAAATCCGAGCTAAACTATTGAACTTAACTATTTAATCGAGTTGACTTGAACaactcaaactatttaatttgaaatttaaaaatttaattggtTTTTCAAATTGAGTTGGATTCTGCTCAccctaggtatactagtcatatATCTATCACTTGGATTTGCAGAAAGATTGTGATATGTTTCCCTTGctgtttattcttatttttaatgattcttggatttttcaATTCTTGATGGGTTTTAGCTGCTGATAACCCTAATATTTCTGTTTTAGATTCATTAAGCGTGTTCCCGCCCAAGTCTGTGCAATTGAAAGGACCATTTGACATTCAACCGTGGATTGATTCAGAGGAGAATGTTGGGAATCTTCTCATGGTATAACATACTTGCCGGTTTTTCATCTGCTATAAGTTACATATCTAGTGATCTTTATATCTTTGAGTTTGTTTCCTAAATGATTTAaggtaaaattataaatatagcCACTTTTATTTCTAAAGGTAAAAGGACTATTAACACAGTTTCCTTTATCAGGCATGGAGATTTTTGATTACTTTTGCTGATATTCTCAGACTATGGCCTTTTACTCTTGATGAGTTTGTCCAAGCTTTTCATGACTATGTAAGTATCCAATGGAATgccttgttttctaattttcaTTTTTTGTTCAGCTTCCTAGATGTGATATTGTTACAAATTTAACACCAGGATTCAAGGTTGTTGGGTGAGATTCATGTTGCTATTTTGAGATCAATAATAAAAGATATTGAAGATGTTGCAAGAACACCAGCAACTGGATTAGGGATGAATCAGTACTGTTCTGCCAACCCTGAAGGTGGACACCTTCAGATTGTTGAAGGGGTAAGTGGTGTTATAGGTTTTTCATGTTGCTTATTTTCATTGCTGCTGAACCATTTTGCATTTGGTGTTTGCCAGGCATATTCCTGGGGTTTTGACATCCGGAATTGGCAGCATCACTTGAATCCACTGACATGGCCTGAAATTTTCCGGCAATTAGCAATCTCTGCTGGTTTTGGACCTCAGTTGAAGAAACAAAATGCAACATGGACATACACGGGTGATAATGATGAGGTTGTTGTAACTTTATTGCAGTCCTCTCTTTCTGCATAATGACGATCAACTTCTTTCTCCTTTAACAGTATTTAGTGTGTCTGTTTGTCTGTATATgtatgtttattttttttatctgGACCTGCAGGGTAAAGGTTGTGCTGATGTAGTTTCTACTCTACGCAATGGTTCAGCAGCTGAGAATGCATTTGCATTGATGCGAGAGAAGGGTCTGTTACTTCCTAGGAGATCGAGGCATCGTTTGACACCTGGAACTGTCAAATTTGCAGCTTTTCATGTTCTTTCGCTGGAGGGAAGCAAAGGATTAACAGTTCTAGAACTTGCAGATAAGATTCAGGTGAGTTTGGGTTGTGTTCCTATTTAATGTCAAATtaatttgaatgtttacttaCCTTTTCCTAATTTATCTGTTTCCTATTAGAAATCTGGACTTCGGGACCTTACAACAAGCAAGACTCCGGAGGCTTCTATTTCAGTTGCTTTGACAAGGGATGGAAAGCTCTTTGAAAGAATAGCTCCTTCAACTTATTGTGTACGACCTGCCTATAGGAAAGATCCCGCTGATGCAGAGGCCATACTAGCAACTGCAAGGAGAAAGATTCGGCAATTTGAGAATGGATTTTTAGGTGGAGAAGATGCTGATGAAGTTGAAAGAGATGAGGTGGAAAGAGATGATGTTGAAAGAGATGAAGACTCTGAATGTGATGTTGATGAGGATCCTGAAGTTGATGATATAGCTACTCCTTCAAATGTAAACAAAGATGCTGACTACCCTAAGAATGAAGTAAATACTTGTTTAGGAAGTAAAAATTTCCATGCCTCAGCTGATGATGAATTGGATGTTCCGGCTGAATTTGATAAGGATTTTCCACCTTTCCCTTCAAATACTGTGAAGGTTGATAATGATCCAAGTAATACTGGACAATATGTTGCCAGTGAGGAGAATGGAACAGGCAATCCTGATCAACAGAATATTGAAATTGATGAAAGTGAGTCTGGTGAGTCGTGGATTCAGGGTCTTTCAGAAGGCGAATATTCTCATCTTAGTGTCGAGGAGCGCCTTAATGCCCTTGTTGCCTTAATTGGTATTGCAAATGAAGGGAACTCTATTCGTGCTGTGCTTGAGGTAGATCTTTAGCTACAGTTTTGTATGACTGTTCTGTTGCTTGCTTATCATTTTCTTCTTTGTAATTTTGATTTATGAATTTCGCAGGATCGTCTGGAAGCAGCAAATGCTCTTAAAAAGCAAATGTGGGCTGAGGCTCAGCTTGACAAAAGTCGTCTGAAGGAAGAATGTATAATTAAAATGGATTTTCCACCTGTCATGGGAATCAAGACTGAAGCTCAACTGCCTAATTCTGCCGTGGAAGGCAGCCGAAGTCCATTTCCTGTTGCTGATAATAAAAATGATGAGGCATCTCCAAGCATTCCAGAAGACCAAAAACCCTTGCTATGTTCACAAAATGTTCAAAATGACCTCAATAGTTATCCTGCTGAAAGGGCCTTGGTACTTCAAGATGCCTCCATGGGTCCAGAAAACTTCTGTGCTCAGCAGCATGGATATGCTTCGAAAAGATCACGCTCACAGTTGAAATCATACATAGCCCACAGAGCGGAAGAGATGTATGTATACAGGTCCTTACCTCTTGGCCAAGATCGTAGGCGAAATAGATACTGGCAGTTTGTTGCTTCTGCTTCTAAAAATGATCCTTGTTCCGGCCAGATATTCGTTGAACTACATGACAGAAAATGGAGGCTGATTGATTCTGAAGAGGTACGCTATACTCATTAGAAAGGGAACTCTGTTGATATATGTTGGAATGAATTGCTAGACTAATCAGAAGAATAGAACTTTTATAACTTAAATCTGAATTTTTTTGACAATGTATTCCCTCAATTTCTTTGTAGGCTTTTGATGCTCTCTTGGCATCTTTGGATGCACGAGGAATCAGGGAATCTCATTTACGGATAATGTTGCGAAAGATTGAATCCTCCTTCAAAGAAAATGTTCGTAGGAACTTGCACTCTGCCAGGGCTATGGGCCGAAGTGGAAACTCCTCTGAGAATGAAGCTTCTGAAATTGATTCCGGTCCTGATTTTAGTGGCAGTTTTGACAGTCCTCGTAATGGGATCTGTGGGTTGAATTCTGATGCATCAGAGACATTACCTTGTTTCAAAATTCAGCTTGGGAGAAACGAAAATGAGAGAAAGTCGGCCATGAAAAGGTATCAAGATTTCCAGAGGTGGATGTGGAATGAATGTTACAATTCCTCGACTTTGTGTGCCATGAAATATGAAAAGAAGAGATGTACGCAGCTATTGGCTGTTTGTGATACTTGCCTTGGCTCTCATATGCCGGAGGATGTGCATTGTAGTTACTGCCACCAGACGTTTCGCGCCTTTAAcaataattttaatttctatGATCATGAGATTCGGTGCAAAGAAAACAGGAAGCTAGACAACAAGGATAAACATACTCTCGATTCTTCTCTCCCCATGGGAATCAACTTACTAAAGTCCTTTTGTGCTCTAGTTGAGGTGAGTTAAAACAACAGCTTACTTTCGAATTTCCTATATAAAATGGAATTCAAATTCTATGTTTTTGTCTCAAACTTTTACCTTTGCAGGTATCTATTCCGCCAGAAGCCCTTGATTCAATGTGGGTGGAGGGCCAGCGAAAGATGTGGGGCAGGAAGCTTAATGCATCTTCTTCCGCAGATGAACTCCTAAAGGTTTTCATTTATTTGAAATAGTTCTAAATTCCGAAAACAATCCATTTAATTAAGGCTTTTATTTGTGGATTTCTCCTATTACTGTGATCAAATTGGGATCTCAACAATTTTTGCTTCGTAAGTTGATGAAGAAGTTAGCGGTTATTGCTAATAGACTAAAAGACTGCCATTTGATTGCATTCTCAAATGAAACATTGTGCGAACTTTGTATCTTATCTCTTAACTCGAGCATTTAGACTTTTAATAGCATTTGCCTCTTTCTCTTGTTTTATGCAATTTTGATGTTGGTCTCACTCGAATGTCATGTTGGCGTTGCAGCTGTTGACACAGCTTGAGAGTGCCATAAAACGAGATTATTTATCGTCCAACTTTGAAACAACAAAGGAGTTATTGGGTTCTAGTCTTCAGTCAGAGAATGATTCTTCTACTGTTTCTGTGCTTCCATGGATACCCCAAACCACTCCAGCTGTAGCTTTAAGGCTTTTGGAGCTTGATTCGTCCATCATGTATGTAAAACCAGAGAAAGTCGAGCCTCCGGAGAACAGGGAAGCTAGAGCATCATATATAGTGAGTGGTTCTCGATACTTTTTTCTCCCTTCTTCGAGTCTAATATACTAATATATGGGTACATTTTACTGTGGTCTATCAAATGTAAGCTAAACGTTTTTGTTGAATATGCAGAAGCTTCCTTCGAGAACCTCTCTTTTCATCAAGAATAAAGAGCTTGGATTAAAAGAGCTAGACCAAGATGAGCCTATGAAAGAAAACTTTACCGACCTGAGTAACAGTAAACGCAGCAGCTATAAACGGGGAAGAGGCGCTCGTGAGCAAGGATCTGGTAGAAAGTGGCAGAGGAAAGGTTCTGGTTCCAAATCTGATGCCGGCAAGCAAAGTGTTAGAGAAAACAATAATTTAAGTTTCCAGCTCAAACAACAGAGCCAAAGAACCGGTCAGAGTTCTGGACATGGCCGTCGAACAGTTAGAAAGAGAGCTGAAAGTAGAGCTGCTAATAGTACAACCATGGCTCGGATGAGTAATGTGGTTAAACCAAAGGCTGATGCGATATCTGTACGAGATTTGGATGAAGAATGGAGGGCTGAAAGATTTGGGATGATGGCAACGGTAAATCCTCCTGATAGTAACAGTACGGAAGAGGAGTCGGATGACGATGGGCAAGGTGAAGGATACGGACAAGGAAACTGGGAGCTAGATCTTAATGGTGCCTCTAATGGGTGGAGTCGAGAACCGATGGAAGCTAGCTATGAAGAGGATGATGCTTATGAAGATGATAATGGCATTGAACAGGTGGTAGAAGAAGAATCCGATGGCGATTTGGAGATGAGTGATGCATCTGATGATGTCCCAAATGAAACTAGAAACGATGATGTCTTGGACTCGGCAGATTCCGAAGATTATAGTGATTAAACGAAGGGTTTTTCGACGGAAATTAGTTTAGATTGTACCACTTAGGGCATTTACACTCGTAACTCGAGCCGAATTCGAATTTAGTAATACTCAACTCAAACGACTTGAAAGCTTTGagctttttatttttaacatgtatttcaaatgtttttatattattaaattacattattatctttatgtaaatattattaaCTTTAAGCTTATTATTGAGCCGATTCAGTTAAGTTTAAGTTTGGATATGAATAAATTTAATCGAGCTTGAGTACAAATATTAATAAATGAGTTTAATCAAACTCGAGTATAAAAATAGATGTTTGATTGAATTTGAACCGAGTAATGAGTTTTGGATTTTGagtcgaatttaaaacttattaGTATTTGAGTACAATTTAGTTTGATtatacaaaataataaattaatagccAAAATGGAACATGACATAAACAAGTTACTTTTTGAAGACAATGAATTACAGTCCGATTTCAAAGAATTTTCAAGCTCAGACTTGTTTTTAAGCCGGCTCGATCCAACACAAAAATTGTTTCTTTATTCAAAatactaataaaattttaaaatatatttttatattaatatttatatattcttataattaaatttaaaattatattttattacttaAATTTAATTCTGCCacccaaaataataaattaaattattattattctaaaacATAAATgtagtaaaataagaaaagatgaaGTTTGACCCaatttttaaggactaaattgaatacaaTAATCAAAACTAAATTGTAGATTAGATATTTTTAGGCAACCTTTAACCTCTACTCATAAAATTGTCGTAATTCCCAACTTGTAGAGCCAAATCTTgtataaaatatttgttttaaattgagTTTATATTTCACACaccaataataaaaaataataatttcgaAAATGAGGTTAAAACTCAATCAtaatcttttttttcctttttagtgttttatttaattatagatCTTCACCTCCTaatacaaaattatttttcttattggCATAATGTGAAATTTAGTCATCAacatttatacattttattaatttGGTCATTATTCATTTTTGAAATAAATTCAATCATCAACTTTTTGAAAAAAGtctaattactttttttttaatgaaaaatattgaTTAAAACGTTAAAGTTTTACATCAGCCAATCATATATACAATTGGAAAGGGGTCTTGATTAATTGTGGTAAAATCAATCGCTTCGTTAGTATCTCCAACCGTATATGCTTTTCCAAAATCTTAAACTCAAACGAATGAAGTTAATGAAGGTTATTCTTCTTCGATTGAATCACTGATTCTCGACCTTTTTCTTGACTGCTCATCATCCACATTTATATTAGTATAAAATTTCAACAAATATTgtgaaatataattaaaattaattaaaagccaCAATTTTAGAGTAATAAAACTTGTAAATAGATCATTGAATCAAGTTTTAATTTTGATTATGATACTCAAatatttaacttatatatattatatctatATTGTTTTTAATCTTGTAAATTGAATATTTTTTATGTGCGATTCAAAATAAGTATGGAAATGTGGATGATGAGCGGCCAAGAAAAAGATAGAGAATCAGTAATTTAATCAAAGAAGACTAAGCTTCATCAACCACATTTGTCTCGGTTGAAGATTTTGGAAAAGCATATACGGCTGGACATACTAGCTAGGTGATTGATTTTACCATATATGGCTAGAGATATTATGAGGTGATTGACGTAAAACTTTAAcattttaatcaatatttttcgttaaaaaaaatgcaatttaactttttttttaaaggttGATGGTCAAATTTAGTTCAAAAATGAATAATGGccaaattaacaaaaaataaataaatattaaggactaaatttaattccaattttttttatcattgatgtaagaaaaacaaaatcaatttaaaacaaatattttatacAAGATTTGGCTCTACAACTTGAGAATTACGACAATTTTATGAGTAGAAGTTGAAGGTTGCCTAGAAATATATAATCTATAATTTAGTTTTGGttattatattcaatttagtccttaaaattgaATGAAGCgtcatcttttcttatttttctacATTTATATTtgagaataacaataataatttaatttactattttgggtggtttgaattaaatttaaataattaaattttattaataaaaatatttttaaatttttattaatattttgaacTGTAAAACAACTTTTTGTGCTGGATCGAGCCAATTTGAAACAAGTTTGAACTTGAAAATTCTTTGAAATCTTTCTAGTcattgatttattattttatatatcagAGTTTTGAAAAGAACAATGAACTTGAAAATAAATATaggataaaatataaaaatagtcgTCCAACTATGCCTTTAGTTCTATTTTgatcatttaattattaattttttcaatttaattacttaacttttgaaataaaatattttagaacTAAATCGAAAAAAATAATAGTTAGATGACTATTTTGTAGTTTACCCataaatataacataaattattaaatagagtTAATATTTGATACGTTACTAGTGAAAAAATTAATTTCACAAGCAAGATTCAAATACTATCGCATgtcttttataaaaaaaaatcttaattttatatttttattaaacctTGAAAGGTATATGTCGTGTATTTAACTTTACTTGTGAAGTTTTTAAACTCGAATtgattcaattcatataaatcaaACTCAAAATCAACTTTTGTTTTATATCAACACAACGCAatcgaatatacaaatatatcaaaatttatacaAATATACATCACTTTAAACACAAATATGAACTATCCCAAACCCTGAACATTGCAATATCGTTGCAAGGAACAGTCCCGAACCCTGAACATGAACTGTAAAATAAATATGGATGATTGCTTGTTGAAGAAGTTTTTATGGGTGTTTAGATTTTGACGATGATGCGGTGGTTTAGTGTTTGTATCAAGATAATAAAGGATAAATGCCATGATTGTTAAAAAGGATAACTCTGAACCTTGAACATGAACTATAAAACGAACATGGACTTGATGTAAAAAGAATCAATACTAGGCAACTAAACAATTACTTATTGAAGAAGCTTTATGGGTGTTTAGATTTTGATGAGGATGCAATGGTTTAGTTTGTATCAAGATAATAAACGATAAACACCATGACTGTTGAGAATGATAACCTCGAACCTGAAAATGAACCATAAAACTGACATGGACTCgattgtaaaaaaaaatcaatacttGGCAACCGAACAATTACTTGTTGAAGAAGCTTTATGGGTGTATAGATTTTGATGGTAATGCAATGGTTTAGTGTTTGTATCAAGATAATAAAGGATAAACACCATGATTACTGAAGAAACAAACATTGGGATTGGTCCAAAAAACCAAAGAATCAAATCAAGAGCAAAATAAAGTGATCGAAGCCCAAGTGACCAAAACTCGCCACCTCGAAGAACAGTTAATTTCACAGTTTCCATCGGTACTTCACAATTGGGTGTAGTTATCAAATAATTTGCATGAACAAAGTTCCTTGCCGATTGAACAAAGCAACAAAATGCAATGAAAAAACAAGTTAAAATGCAAATATATTTGATTGACATCGTGGATTGCCTTGTATCTCCATAGATTAAATTGCTTACGAAGAAATTATTTGATGAATTCCCGAGCCAAGCACCGATTAGAGAGCTTAGTGTTAAACAAACTGAGCATAAAAAAGTTGCAGCTGAGGTGTTCGACGCAATGACTGTTAGAGCATTGCTAATAGCTTCTTTATCAGCCTACAAAAATGAAGAAGGCAATAATCAAACACATGGTGaacaacaaaaaaagaaaaagataaatttattttttggtcattaaattattaataagtttacgttttgattattgaattatttgaaaaattttatttaagttattggaATGTTAGTATCGCTGTTGCATGGCTTTTTTTATTCGTACCATATGCACCAATCAAaagctttcatttttttttctattttacagtttaatttttttcataaaacaacTTTGATAGTCACGAATTTGTGAATGAAAATTCAAATAGTTTTATTTTTCAATCTTTGACACTGAACGTTAGTTTGACTTGAATCTAAGGTATGTTATTTTACTCGTCGATAGGTATTGAACTACCGTATCAATTGTCGAATCCTCATTCGGAGCTTTGCTAGCCAGACTttttttaaaactaaatttaacaatctaatgacttaaataaaaacttttgaatactttagtaaccattttataactttttaaagtaGAATGATCAAAACGTAAACTAACTAAAATAAAAGATGGGTTGATCGAGTTCAAAAAAGAGGTAATCATTACCTGCAATACTCGTTCGACCCAAGCTTCTTTATCGGTGTTTTCAAAACCGATCACCGTTGTGTGAGGACGATGTATGTATCTATATAAAAGGAATAGATGGTAAGCAAACATGATGAGCAAACCGGCAGGGACTAAAATCAAATCAAGATTCTCCTTTTTGAAAGACATTTGGGTTTATTTTTCTATTACAATTTTGGGTTGAATTCAGTTTTCAAAAATGATTGAAATGATTATATGTAGGAATTGATGGATTGttataacttgggaatttttggATTGTAACTTGTTGTAGAAGGGACATATTCACAATCAATGCCTTGTAACTTGCCAACTTTCTTTCCTAACTATTCTGCCAACTTGTATTATTGTTTAGGGAcaaatatcaaatttatacatgaattttggtttaatgtacaatttgatacatgaattttgattttgtgcaTTTTATGTACATAAAACTTGAATTGTGATTCGATTTTGTGCATTTTATGTACATAAAACTTGAATTGTGATTCATATG harbors:
- the LOC108482424 gene encoding uncharacterized protein LOC108482424, producing MSFKKENLDLILVPAGLLIMFAYHLFLLYRYIHRPHTTVIGFENTDKEAWVERVLQADKEAISNALTVIASNTSAATFLCSVCLTLSSLIGAWLGNSSNNFFVSNLIYGDTRQSTMSIKYICILTCFFIAFCCFVQSARNFVHANYLITTPNCEVPMETVKLTVLRGGEFWSLGLRSLYFALDLILWFFGPIPMFVSSVIMVFILYYLDTNTKPLHYHQNLYTHKASSTSNCSVAKY